In Littorina saxatilis isolate snail1 linkage group LG8, US_GU_Lsax_2.0, whole genome shotgun sequence, a single genomic region encodes these proteins:
- the LOC138973948 gene encoding uncharacterized protein has translation MTSDGAHLIFVEMIPGHGPIFAGTIHTAAPGNLTALNNTCPAYVAEGRDVRCQCGHPSSQQGSPPAHVFWEHDSISAVLELDNVRRQHGKVYHCRSVWGAGEEINAYYNYTLQVAYGPTNAVIKSTHNSDPAQNTTLTCTSDDVFPSANFSWSVTCVTETLTRQSSACIVTPEVITNEMEVVCVVSNSEIPDLHSTEVFKLRDGNDNQAGQDNPGGVAIVAGGAVGVVVVIAAIAVLLVVCVRRNRKQPEQQELTERRVTNSGEEFQEYINEFYESSDGIEAFRDKNQTSAADPFPLNSNGGASHDDAVVYSNSAGPLPSNHHGDVYAQVVKTTKKTTQDDVDSERQGQDTYAQVQTKPKGDANGQHQSKGDNSTDVYMNTSR, from the exons ATGACTTCTGATGGAGCGCACCTCATCTTCGTGGAAATGATTCCTGGGCATGGTCCGATCTTCGCTGGCACCATCCATACGg CGGCACCAGGTAACCTAACGGCACTGAACAACACGTGTCCAGCCTACGTGGCAGAAGGAAGAGACGTGAGATGTCAGTGTGGCCACCCGTCATCACAGCAAGGCTCACCACCCGCCCATGTGTTCTGGGAACACGACTCCATATCAGCGGTCCTGGAACTTGACAATGTCAGGAGACAACACGGGAAAGTGTACCACTGCCGTTCAGTGTGGGGAGCGGGGGAAGAGATCAACGCTTACTACAACTACACGTTGCAAGTTGCTT ACGGACCTACCAACGCTGTTATCAAAAGCACTCACAACAGCGATCCTGCTCAGAACACAACCTTGACCTGTACAtctgatgacgtatttccatCGGCCAATTTCTCTTGGAGCGTCACGTGTGTGACCGAGACCTTGACGCGCCAGTCAAGCGCGTGCATCGTCACACCGGAAGTCATCACTAACGAGATGGAGGTCGTCTGTGTTGTGTCTAATTCAGAAATACCGGACCTACATTCCACCGAGGTTTTCAAGTTACGTGATGGAA atgacaATCAAGCAGGTCAGGACAACCCAGGAGGAGTAGCCATTGTTGCTGGTGGAGCAGTTGGTGTGGTCGTTGTCATCGCTGCTATCGCCGTCCTCCTCGTCGTCTGTGTTAGACGAAATCGCAAAC AGCCGGAACAGCAGGAACTAACGGAAAGAAGAGTGACTAACTCAG GAGAAGAATTTCAAGAATACATCAACGAATTCTACGAAAGTTCAGACGGCATTGAAGCCTTCCGTGACAAAAATCAAACATCGGCGGCCGACCCATTCCCGCTAAATAGCAACGGAGGAGCCAGCCATGACGATGCTGTAGTTTACAGCAACAGCGCAGGCCCTTTACCCTCCAATCACCATGGCGACGTGTATGCTCAGGTTGTcaagacgacgaagaagacgacCCAGGACGATGTGGACAGCGAGAGACAAGGACAAGACACGTACGCCCAAGTGCAGACGAAGCCCAAGGGAG ATGCTAATGGGCAACATCAAtcaaagggagacaactctacGGATGTCTACATGAACACGAGCCGTTGA